The genomic stretch TGGTGAAAACATCTCGAGAATCTCTCTTTCATCATTCCAATTCTGAAAGTATGTCAACACTCTTagtttttttgcataatgtTCTGTGTTGACATGGGTTTACTGTGGTTTGGTAACTCTCTAAGTAATTGACACTCCAGAAACTACCTTTCTCTAAACTCATCTTCTTATCAGATGACTGTCTGTGACCTGTATACATTAGACCGTGGGATAAGTAAGACATGTCAACAGTGACGGCTGGTGACATCTTTTTGGAGGGCGAgcgatgcacatggttcacatgacgcaatgaacaaatattttggaatgacgagcaacacacatgacacaccgaataaattttgaatttgcgcctctcggaagagaagtcaccggctgccactgcaCTTCACTATATTGCATGCATTTACTAAATGTAAATAATCTGTGAagaacatttgtgaccctgtctgcgAGATCCAGGCTGACGTCCCATAACTTGAGATTAGAGAATCAAAGTTAGATTTTGAGTCATTAATTTTTCTCAGTTAGTAATGAAGATTTCaagattatttttttacataatgttttttacattatgtagtcAAAACTAGTTCTCTGTGTACCTTATAAAATAATATCCCAAATGCTTGATGTCAGGGCAATCAGATTTTAGAAGCAAATTTAAccttattatatatatatatatatattttttttttttacttttcatgCATGTTCTCTTCTGTTTCTTACACAACACATGTGCAATAAGCATAAAGTTGTGTAATCCAAACTGTATCGGTAATTTGTAATCTTTTCACCTTTGTGAGGAGTGAGCTGAATACATTGTGTCCCGTGACTCTTGCCCTTCTTTCTGGTACTCCCCACATTTAACATCAATCTACCTCTTATCCCACTGTCAGTTGGGTAAAGTGAATGAAACATTTTTCGGTGGCCTTTGTTAGGCATGCTGGTACTTGTATAGAGCCCTAAGCTCCTTATGTTCCTCTAACGTTTCAGTAACACCCAAAAAGTCTGAGGTCTTTCAATGATAGCCAAGTTTCACTAATGAATATCTTTTATTTAGaattctttatttgttttagtGATTTGTATGTTTAGACACACCTGCAGTAGGCCAAACTAAATGTGATTTATTTGTGTCTGTGTCAGATTTTTTGCATaagttttttcttgttttagaATCACGGGGGTCTAAAAGAAATCCAGAATAGAATTCAAATTAATGTTCAGATTCAAAATGTATTGCTGCACATGGGCTTTGTATTGTTAACATTTGCtcttaaatatgtttaaaaaaatcttataaGTAGTCACAGAGaacatattatattattttccaTTGCCTTATTTTTTcattgcatatatatatataccgtGTTGGTTTTTTACATTATCTAGTCAGGACTAGTCCTCTGTGGATCTTTTGTATAAAATTATATCCCAAATGCTTGATGTAAGGGCAATCAGATTTTAGAAGCAAATTTAACCAGCttattatatgtatatatatatatatatatatatatatatatatatatatatatatatatatatatatatatattttttttttttttttttttactttaataccATCCTTTCATCCATGGTTTTTTCTCTTTCCTGTTTCTTACACAACACACGTGCAATAGCATAACAGTTGTGTAATCCACGGTAATTTGTAATCTTTTCACCTTTGTGAGGAGTGAGCTGAATACATTgtgtattcatatatatatgGTTCATATATTGtagtcatatatatatatatgactgcaataaaccatatatatatacatatatatacatatatacatacacatatacatacacacacacacatatatatatatatatatatatatatatatatatatatatatatatatatatatatatatatatatatattaccattttaacactttttatttttattaaatgaaagggacaacacaGTTAATAGTTACAGTAAAGTAATTGTTTAGTTAAGGACAGATTGTATTGTCTTTAACACAACAGTTTTTAGAGTCTACCATGTCATCATTGGTCCAAGAGTTTCCTGTATAATAGTCATGATGTCATGATATCAAGATTGGTGTTAATATTACCCATTTGAAATACACAGTAATATTtacaaatatagctgcaagcagcaatttcATAGCCAGTCATCAAGGCAGATGACAAAAGTACAAAGATAATGCAAGGTTAAACCGGTGCCTGCAGCTTTTGGCCATCAGGGCATTCAATCCTTAAATATGGCCTGAAATAAGCCCTGAAAGCTTTCATCTGAGCAGCTATAGTGACACTAGAAGgtttactaaaaacaaaaccATTCACACAACACTTTGatttcagaaaatctccacacAATTGGCAGAGAGCCTTCTGTGCGAACACAAACACGTGCCGTAAATGTTTTGGAATCGTTCCTGTAAAAATAGGGTTGCCATTGCCAACTGTCATgatttctttttatatagttGGTTATTTAGCCGTTTGTACACGTATAATAAGATCTGCATAGTTACAAAGTTCAGTCAGTTCTGAAGAGATTACTGGTCTAGACCTGCCTAAATACCTCAATCTGAAATGTCCCAAGGCATTTCCAACTTTGCTAGGACATTCTTTTGATTCACAGCATGTGCTATGTTAGTTTTCGTGTCACAAACTAATACATCATGTGTCTTTATGGGATCTTTAgggtatgtttgtgaatgcacGGTGCACCCAAAGTTTCCGGAAAATTGTTGACAGTGCATTTCTGCAAATGCAAATCCAGGCATTTTtcgtgtattttccgtaatctctcattctttttatttattttaaagagtgagCTAGACAAtggaaataaaataatacaaaactgaacttgtattaaaataattttttatttgtaaaaaaacattgtCAAAGTTTGTCAGACatacatcaaaataaaaattatataaataacaaTCAGTACAAATCAcccagaaataaataaatgattcaaataaattatttaaataaataacctaataaataaaaacttaaaggTGCCATGTGGGACTCTCAAAGGATCTCTTGagattggttgcaattcacagtctcactgtcccacactgcacctttaagtatttGCATCAAGTAAAAATACTAAGGCATAACGCTGATGTGCATTTAGAGCTCTGAACTTCTCTCTCTTAAGACAACCGTTGGgtttatattattttgtgtgGAGTGCACTGAGCTTAAATTAACTTTTTCTAAATCTTGATATTTTACTTCGGGCACCTGAAAGGACACCACTGGACAGGAGCCTTTGATGTTCATGCACACCAGCTTCTTTAGTGAGGCAGTGTTAACAATGTCAAATCCGACTTTCCCACCAAATGTGCTGGGCATCCAGTATTCAGGAGAACAAATAGCATTTCCCATGAGGCCTTTGAGAGAGAAGGGGGCTCCCATCTCCACCATAGTCTCCCCAAAGACAGAGTTGGGTCTGGGCTTCTCAATAAGAAGACCAGTATACAGCTCAACTGCATTTACATCACCGTACAGGTTCTTCAGGTCAGCTGCTAGCTCCTTGTCTCCTGTTTAATCACACAGAATTGGGGATACGTCTCAGAATATGTTTTTACACTTGTTGTAATAATCCTCTAGGTCTATACAAACACATTTCTATTAGCTTTTAATGTGATTGACACCCGTGTTTGTTCACTGTTTATCTTACCTGTCATTTCCTCAAAGGACATGTAGGGCTTCATGTTAAAGCGCTTCCTGTAAGCATTGAACGACTGGTAACGCATCTCTCTGGAATGTTCTAAAACTTTAACAGCCACTCCCTGGACAGCGGCTGGCAGGTTTCGTCCCCCAGCGACCTGTTCACATATAACGCAGCGAAAATTAGCAAGGACAACCGAGTAAAGATAAATTAAGCTTTCTATAAATGAGTAAATCTCACCCTTCCAGATCTCTGTTTGCTAAAGGACTCCACCATATTGCGGATGCCATGTTCTGTCACTATGGAGTTGTTAAATACGAACTGGTGGTAGCCGTAGACCTGATCCTGGATCTGAAAGTTGTCGGGCATCAGTGGGTGCCAGTGATACAGAGTGTTGAACTCAGATGCGATGCGATTTTGGTACTGGAAGCGCTGATTGAAGAGAAGCTCTGGGTCAAACTTGAGCTTGAAGTGGTAGCCGCTCAGATGCTGGACATAGTCCTCGATCACAATTTTGATTGTCTcacctgtaaaaaaaaaacaagcattaaGTCTTTGATTTCGAGTCATTCATATATTTACCAAATTTAGGATATTCAGAGTCATGGTTTACCAATGAGGATAAGACGGGTGGTCTGAAAGATTCTTTCATCGTCCCAGTCGGGATGTTCTTGCTTCATGATATCACAGACACGATTGTGCTCGCGCAGCCAAATGGTAGCATACATCATCAAACCTGGAACCAGACCGAAGACTTCATGGCCAACAGCAAATTTCTGTTCTTCTGGGATATGAGGAGGGTAGTGCATCTCCACCTGGACATCTTTCACCAGAGGAGGGTATACCTCGCCATCCACAATCTGAGGGGCCAACCATATAAATCTATTATTGActgaagtttattttaaaatgctataCAGTAGAACTTCAATTTGCATgtcaatttatttcattatgtcaCAGTACCTGATACTTCAGCTTGCCATCTTTAAACAGACGGAGTTTGTGTTGTCTTTCCATTGTTTCTCCATAAATATGACTTAAATCCACCTAAAACATAACGGAATTGTTAGAAATGGCATCATGGTTTCTATATTAAATGCAAAGTGAAAAGATTTTTGACTGAAACTTTGAATGAGACTTACTCCATGGCCTAGAGCTTTTGTGAATGCTGGTCCTTTTTTAAAGTCAGTTTTGAAGAACTGGTGAGTGAAATGCTGGGCGAAGAAGGCAAACATAAGACTGGTCCCTTGCGGATCAGGGATGAACTGTTTTCTTAACAGCACCTTCTCCACAACCTGCTTTGGGTTAGGGAGATCAGGTGTAGGACAGTTCCTGGACAATGGCGGAAGAGTGCGCGTGTAGTAGGACAGGTTGGAATATGCTTCCCAGCTTTTGTAGCCATATTCTGCATTGTAAGTTGGTGGACTGTCGATCAAATGTGCTCTTGCTGGAAAACAAGAAATGAGAAAATACCAAATTAAAAATACATTCGTTACTTCCTTTTTCAAACAATATGCGAAGGAGCCAGCGATTTCGCTCTGAATCCGAAGCGTTAAACTTACATGTCAGGACATAGGCCATTATGGAATTTCTCAAATAGGAGATTTTGTTGATCAGATCCCAAATCCATTTATAATGTGTTAGGATGTAATGCAATGTGCTTGGAGCTGGTTTCACAGTCAATTTGATCCATGTCAGGAGTTCAGCTGTAAGGGAAATAAAAAGCAGAAATCTTTTTTTAGTATGTTTTCTACATTaagttaaaaatcaaatgtaaaTACAATCCTATGGAAAACTTACGAGAAGTGCAGTTTACACCGTAATATCCTGTCCTGGTACAGTCACATTCATAAGCATCGGCACCTTTAGATAGACACACACCCTGGTTTTGACAAGGTTCTGCACAGCAAGGGTCATCTGTGGCAACAGACGCAAAGAAATAGGTTAAACAATCTGGCTTTGGTAAAAAAATCAAACCTCAAAAGCTGCACTTCTGTCTACTTACATCCTTCACAGGAAAAGATCCAAAAGCTTGAAAGTAGGACCAAGAAAATCACTTTATGCATTCCAGAAGTTTTATCTGCAGTGTTTCTTATTACAAGGCAGAGCAGAGCTGTGTGCTAAAGGATCTCCGAAAACTGTGCCTTGATGGATTCCTGCGCCTTTTAACCAAAAGGGAGAGGGAGGGACTCTTGCGCAACTTAAGATGTAAGACGAGTAACGTCATAGACCTAGGCTATACTGTATTTTTCCATAAAGctttaaaattgattgattaTTTCTCTAGAGCTTGGGACCTTGACCTAAATATTAGCAAATATGAGTTGATGTCAATTAAAGTTTGTAATGTTTCCTTATATGCAACATTTCTGTGAAGAATTTTTTAGGAATTGTAATTAGTAAAGagcaaaaagaaaaatgtaaacTAAGCTTTGATCCTCTGATTACAAAACTAAAAGGAAACTCTACTTTTGGCTACACAAAGATTTTTTAATAAGAGGAAGAATTTTGCTCTCTAAAGCTGAAAGACTGTTTACTCACTTATATGCAGCTGCTCTCTCCTTGGAGGTTGATAAAGGAATGTTTAAAAAAGGTTGATAAACAACTTTATTTGGAAAAATAAAACCCACTTTGTTAGAAAATCAGTACTGATGAATCCAATAAAGGtggtttggattttttttagactAAACAACATGTTTAAGATCAATTGgcttaagatttttttaagaacccATTTTCACTCTGGAATACTTTCCCtaacttatttttttctaaaattggTGGCCTGAATtctcttttatttcttttttttgatgttacaattttttttacaaagttttttttaagtttcttaTTGTCATAAGCAGATGCTCTTATCCTGGTCTCTATAAGATACAAAtaactttttttcataaaaatattactcATGGAACAATAAGAATATTCTctacaagaaaaaaatctacttTCTTTTACAACCGgttcaaaaaaaaatattttgttagttGGACAACTTTTTAACTTACATGGCAGACTCTATACTTAGATTCATTCTAATAAATACTGTTTCCAATGCTATTCCCTCTGGAGTGTTTTTATTGATTCAAGGATCAACATTTCCATGGCCATGTACTTATTGTTTGAATTTAACTGACACAATAATTGGAAGTATGCTTTCGGTGAAGCAATTTCAGAGAGAATTAACTAAAATTCCTTATGTAATAATATTGTAGAGTTTCTCTGGGAGACACGGTCTTTGCCTCGAAAGTTTTTGCTTACCAAAAAAGTAAAGAAAGTAACATTAAAATAGATTAACAAATGTTACCAGACTAAAACTTTTCTTAgaaaatataagaaaaaaactgctGTTTTTGTCACTCTTTAGGAAAATTTTATACCTGCACAGAGAAATTTTAAACAGAAATCTTATTGTTAATAcagttttcttttgttagtgatttctctttttgttttaaagatgtctttTTTTTGGATTCTTTGACTGTTTGAAAGATACAGGTCAATTTTATGTAGGCTAATTAATTTAACCATTGGTTTTACTgcagttaaaacaaaacaaaaacatggttactaaaaCCACAGAATAAccaccatagttaaaccatggttagtgtactaaacccatggttttgctatagtaatcaatacaccaaataACCATGGTatacttttaccacaataaaaccatggttattttggtaatgaTTGCTCATATAAAGGTTGGAGCCCCCTTATCTATGGAACTATTCAAAGCTCTATTAATCCTAAAGCAATAAAAACTATATCTCCGTTTTGTCCTAAATTTATTTTGTCCTCTGTGGTTCCCTGGCATcgtatttgtatttttatttatttttttgttttggttgtATGACCTTTACTGCTACTGttgttttgaataaaaaaaatgaatctcTGTTACGATCCCAAAAGTTATTTAGGGGTACGGATGGGATGTAACAATGAATGATTCATTCGATTTTAGAAGATAAAATGACCAGCGCTTTAAACGCAGATTCCTGTAATCTACTACAGTTCGTGAGCGCCGCCTCGTGTCTATGCAAATGTCTCACTTTTGCTATTCAGTGTCATTGGAGCTGGTGAGAGTGTCGACCCGAGCTCGAGCTTCATTCATATTAACGATTCGTTTCGTTTACGGCGGTTCTTTTTGATACATTTTAGGTAAGTGATTATAAATGTGGATGAAACGTctgtcaatatttttttatttatttttattattttttaattttttttggttGAAAGAAACTCAAAGTTACCTTTTATCACAATATGAAACgtgtttttaaccttttttaGTTGAATGTGTCACTGAAAATTACTGAGACTCctacttttatttaatatttatttaatttttcagCTTTACCCTCAAACATATTCCATATTCGTTTGATACACTTGCGAATCGAACagaatcacaaaaatgaaccgACTCAAAAGAACAATTCGTTCACGAATCAAATATCTTTAGTCCGCCCAGTTTATGCGCATTCCTCTCGTCTTCCTGAAATGCCTTCAGTCGGAGAGAGTCCAACATCACTTTACCACCAGTGGTAAGTTCTCACGCGTTTCGTTTTTCTTCTAAACTGTTACTACGCGCCAATATGATTTTTGAAACAAGTCCATCACGTCAGTAGACACCGAGAGTAAAGCTTTGTGGTTCGTTTCAAGACGTCTTCCTTATGAACTCTGCATATCTTATTCGACAAGACTCAGTGTCATGTTTCAGCGTCTTGTGGGTCGACACTATTTTTTCTTCCTTTTTTTCATCTTGTTAAAATAACAGATGTTTCCCGGACTGTCCTGAAAAAGTGCCGTCCTGACCATCAAACTGCAGCAAGAATGTCTTCCAAAGACCCCTATCAGTACATCATAGTAAGTTATATAACAGTAAATCTATAGTCATTTTATTGTTTAGTATTTGATGCCATTTTTTGGGTCATTTCAAAACACAGAGGTTCATTTATGTGTTGTTTGTTCGGAATAAAAAAGTAATGTTTAAAGTCTTACATTTACTTAAAGTCACCAAAGAGCTGTAAAGTATGAATAATTTGCATGAGGGAAAATGGGACAAACTTGACCATTTTATTACTTGTTTATTCATGTCAATACAATAATCATATGCATCTTAA from Paramisgurnus dabryanus chromosome 6, PD_genome_1.1, whole genome shotgun sequence encodes the following:
- the ptgs2a gene encoding prostaglandin G/H synthase 2a, which gives rise to MHKVIFLVLLSSFWIFSCEGYDPCCAEPCQNQGVCLSKGADAYECDCTRTGYYGVNCTSPELLTWIKLTVKPAPSTLHYILTHYKWIWDLINKISYLRNSIMAYVLTSRAHLIDSPPTYNAEYGYKSWEAYSNLSYYTRTLPPLSRNCPTPDLPNPKQVVEKVLLRKQFIPDPQGTSLMFAFFAQHFTHQFFKTDFKKGPAFTKALGHGVDLSHIYGETMERQHKLRLFKDGKLKYQIVDGEVYPPLVKDVQVEMHYPPHIPEEQKFAVGHEVFGLVPGLMMYATIWLREHNRVCDIMKQEHPDWDDERIFQTTRLILIGETIKIVIEDYVQHLSGYHFKLKFDPELLFNQRFQYQNRIASEFNTLYHWHPLMPDNFQIQDQVYGYHQFVFNNSIVTEHGIRNMVESFSKQRSGRVAGGRNLPAAVQGVAVKVLEHSREMRYQSFNAYRKRFNMKPYMSFEEMTGDKELAADLKNLYGDVNAVELYTGLLIEKPRPNSVFGETMVEMGAPFSLKGLMGNAICSPEYWMPSTFGGKVGFDIVNTASLKKLVCMNIKGSCPVVSFQVPEVKYQDLEKVNLSSVHSTQNNINPTVVLRERSSEL